From the genome of Geothrix sp. 21YS21S-4, one region includes:
- the alaS gene encoding alanine--tRNA ligase gives MKTSELRQRFLQYFERQGHRRVASSAVIGPADDPTVMWTNSGMIQFKDVFLGKERRDYSRATTSQKCLRAGGKHNDLDQVGFTARHHTFFEMLGNFSFGDYFKADAIRFAWEFLTGPVDQGCLGLDPTRLWITVFEGADGVPADTEAEDLWRAAGVLPDRIMRFGKKDNFWQMGDTGPCGPCSEMHFDRGAHIPGDATPNGDGDRVMEIWNLVFMQYERDAQGVLSPLPKPSIDTGMGLERTASILQGVDTNYEIDLFAPIFRAIWKAAKVKPEERGEHPYRTASQVIADHIRAATFMCFDGVVPSNEGRGYVLRKIVRRALRFGRKLGIEGLFFAELAPAVFEAMGDQYPELLSEMARIQKSLRHEERQFSQTLSTGLKLLEASDVSTGTLGGADIFRLYDTYGFPVDLVEDWCRERGVTADLPGFQQELATQRARARAAMKAHDLRLAGDLAILAELPPTRFTGYDHLESQAHVVALFDAENRRVKQLTGEGYALLDRTPFYAQSGGQVGDTGQLRFEGGHAEVVDCTAPAPKRHLHKVVVTGSLGENMPVNAMVHNIRRRRVRAHHTATHLLHAALREVLGTHVKQAGSVVDASRLRFDFTHFAPLEPEQIAEIERLASREALKALPTKVREMEIDEALASGAMALFGEKYGDVVRVVQVPGFSTELCGGTHVANTGEIGVVKIVSESAVAAGVRRIEAVAGETALELLQADETMILGLSRQANAAREALPDLLTAREQRILQLERDLKEAKLRAASGGGSAEQVEQIQGVTLVTASVEGLEGNALREFMDQVRTRHRSAVIVLASKAAEDKVAALVSVSSDLPYDAGALFKAMLPALNGRGGGKKDLAQGGGTRPAGLPEAFAALRAAL, from the coding sequence ATGAAGACCTCCGAACTCCGCCAGCGATTCCTCCAGTACTTCGAACGCCAGGGCCACCGCCGGGTGGCGTCCAGCGCGGTGATCGGACCGGCGGACGATCCGACGGTGATGTGGACCAACTCGGGGATGATCCAGTTCAAGGACGTGTTCCTGGGCAAGGAGCGGCGCGACTACAGCCGGGCCACCACCAGCCAGAAGTGCCTGCGCGCGGGCGGGAAGCACAACGACCTGGACCAGGTGGGGTTCACGGCCCGCCACCACACGTTCTTCGAGATGCTCGGGAACTTCAGCTTCGGCGACTACTTCAAGGCCGACGCCATCCGCTTCGCCTGGGAGTTCCTCACGGGGCCCGTGGACCAGGGCTGCCTGGGGTTGGATCCGACGCGCCTGTGGATCACGGTGTTCGAGGGCGCGGACGGCGTCCCGGCCGACACCGAGGCCGAGGACCTGTGGCGGGCCGCCGGCGTCCTGCCGGACCGCATCATGCGCTTCGGCAAGAAGGACAATTTCTGGCAGATGGGCGACACCGGCCCCTGCGGCCCCTGCTCGGAGATGCACTTCGACCGCGGCGCCCACATCCCCGGCGATGCCACGCCCAACGGCGACGGCGACCGCGTGATGGAGATCTGGAACCTGGTCTTCATGCAGTACGAGCGGGACGCCCAGGGCGTCCTGTCGCCCCTGCCCAAGCCGAGCATCGACACGGGCATGGGCCTGGAGCGGACGGCCAGCATCCTCCAGGGCGTGGACACCAACTACGAGATCGACCTGTTCGCCCCCATCTTCCGGGCCATCTGGAAGGCGGCGAAGGTCAAGCCCGAGGAGCGCGGCGAGCATCCCTACCGTACGGCCTCCCAGGTGATCGCGGACCACATCCGCGCCGCCACGTTCATGTGCTTCGACGGGGTGGTGCCCAGCAACGAGGGCCGCGGCTACGTCCTCCGCAAGATCGTGCGCCGGGCCCTGCGCTTCGGGCGGAAGCTGGGGATCGAGGGGCTCTTCTTCGCGGAGCTGGCCCCGGCGGTGTTCGAGGCCATGGGGGATCAGTATCCCGAGCTGCTGAGCGAGATGGCCCGCATCCAGAAGTCCCTGCGGCACGAGGAGCGCCAGTTCAGCCAGACCCTCTCCACGGGCCTGAAGCTCCTGGAGGCCAGCGACGTTTCCACGGGCACCCTCGGCGGCGCCGACATCTTCCGCCTCTACGACACCTACGGGTTTCCCGTGGACCTGGTGGAGGACTGGTGCCGGGAACGCGGCGTGACCGCCGACCTCCCCGGCTTCCAGCAGGAACTGGCCACGCAGCGCGCCCGCGCCCGCGCCGCCATGAAGGCCCACGACCTCCGGCTGGCGGGCGATCTCGCGATCCTGGCGGAACTGCCCCCCACCCGCTTCACGGGCTACGACCACCTCGAGAGCCAGGCCCACGTGGTGGCCCTGTTCGACGCGGAGAACCGCCGCGTGAAGCAGCTCACGGGCGAGGGCTACGCGCTCCTCGACCGCACGCCCTTCTACGCCCAGTCCGGCGGCCAGGTGGGCGACACCGGCCAGCTGCGCTTCGAGGGCGGCCACGCGGAAGTGGTGGACTGCACGGCCCCCGCGCCCAAGCGCCACCTCCACAAGGTGGTGGTGACCGGCTCCCTCGGGGAGAACATGCCGGTCAACGCGATGGTCCACAACATCCGCCGACGCCGCGTCCGCGCGCACCACACGGCCACCCACCTGCTCCACGCCGCCCTGCGAGAAGTCCTGGGCACCCACGTCAAGCAGGCGGGCAGCGTCGTGGACGCCAGCCGGCTCCGCTTCGACTTCACCCATTTCGCGCCCCTGGAGCCGGAGCAGATCGCCGAGATCGAGCGCCTGGCCTCCCGGGAAGCGCTGAAGGCGCTGCCCACGAAGGTGCGGGAGATGGAGATCGACGAGGCCCTGGCCTCGGGCGCCATGGCGCTGTTCGGCGAGAAGTACGGCGATGTCGTGCGCGTCGTGCAGGTCCCCGGCTTCTCCACGGAACTCTGCGGCGGAACCCACGTGGCGAACACCGGCGAGATCGGCGTCGTGAAGATCGTGTCGGAAAGCGCGGTGGCGGCGGGCGTCCGCCGGATCGAAGCCGTGGCCGGGGAGACCGCCCTGGAGCTGCTCCAGGCGGACGAGACCATGATCCTGGGGCTGTCGCGACAGGCCAACGCCGCCCGCGAGGCCCTACCCGACCTGCTGACCGCTCGCGAGCAGCGCATCCTCCAGCTGGAGCGCGATCTGAAGGAGGCCAAGCTGAGGGCCGCCAGCGGCGGCGGCAGCGCCGAGCAGGTGGAACAGATCCAGGGCGTGACCCTCGTCACCGCCTCCGTTGAGGGCCTTGAAGGCAACGCCCTGCGCGAATTCATGGACCAAGTCCGGACCCGCCACCGCAGCGCCGTCATCGTCCTGGCCTCCAAGGCCGCCGAGGACAAGGTCGCCGCGCTCGTGTCGGTCTCTTCCGACCTGCCCTACGATGCGGGCGCCCTCTTCAAGGCCATGCTGCCCGCGCTGAACGGACGGGGCGGTGGGAAAAAGGATCTCGCCCAGGGGGGCGGCACCCGTCCCGCCGGCCTGCCCGAAGCCTTCGCGGCGTTGCGCGCGGCGCTGTAG
- the purH gene encoding bifunctional phosphoribosylaminoimidazolecarboxamide formyltransferase/IMP cyclohydrolase codes for MPTALISVYDKTGLIPLAEGLLAQGWRLLATGGTLRTLQESKLEAQEVAAYTGAPECFDGRVKTLHPRIHGGLLYRRDLPAHVADAKAQGIDPIDLVVINLYPFEATIAREGVTAAEAIEQIDIGGPSMIRSASKNHASVTVLTDPDQYAPFLEKLHAGSWSLEDRRRCALEAFRRTAAYDAAIAGWMARDLAPRKVADLPHNLALNLVQKQGLRYGENPHQPAAFYVEPGRKAEGMAACQQHQGKELSFNNLLDADACARLVWQFPAPACVIVKHNNPCGVGQGPHALEAFMRAQAGDPVSAFGGIVAFNRPVGVEVAHVMAQNFWEVILAPAFTGEALEVFAAKKQLRILQTPDHWPLSAEGLDARSIGGGYLVQRADDAFAPYETWEVKASGSGPKPRTEDLVLAQRVAKAVKSNAIVLVKDGATVGIGAGQMSRVDSVEIACRKAGERARGAVLGSDAFFPFADGLEVAARQGVCAFVEPGGSLRDSEVIAAAQKLGVWLFFTGMRHFRH; via the coding sequence ATGCCGACGGCATTGATCTCGGTGTACGACAAGACGGGGCTCATCCCCCTGGCGGAAGGGCTGCTGGCCCAGGGCTGGCGCCTGCTGGCGACGGGGGGAACCCTCCGCACCCTCCAGGAATCGAAGCTCGAGGCCCAGGAAGTGGCGGCCTACACCGGCGCGCCGGAATGCTTCGACGGCCGGGTGAAGACCCTGCATCCCCGGATCCACGGCGGCCTGCTCTACCGGCGGGACCTGCCCGCCCACGTGGCCGACGCCAAGGCCCAGGGCATCGATCCCATCGATCTGGTGGTGATCAACCTCTACCCCTTCGAGGCCACCATCGCCCGGGAGGGCGTGACCGCCGCCGAGGCCATCGAGCAGATCGACATCGGCGGCCCCAGCATGATCCGCAGCGCCTCCAAGAACCACGCCTCCGTCACGGTGCTCACGGATCCCGACCAGTACGCCCCTTTCCTCGAGAAGCTGCATGCCGGCTCCTGGAGCCTGGAGGACCGCCGCCGCTGCGCCCTGGAGGCCTTCCGCCGGACCGCCGCCTACGACGCCGCCATCGCGGGCTGGATGGCGCGCGACCTGGCCCCCCGCAAGGTCGCGGACCTGCCCCACAATCTGGCGCTGAACCTCGTCCAGAAGCAGGGCCTCCGCTACGGAGAGAATCCCCACCAGCCCGCGGCCTTCTACGTGGAGCCGGGCCGGAAGGCCGAGGGGATGGCGGCCTGCCAGCAGCACCAGGGCAAGGAGCTGAGCTTCAACAACCTGCTGGACGCCGACGCCTGCGCCCGGCTGGTGTGGCAGTTCCCCGCTCCCGCCTGCGTGATCGTGAAGCACAACAACCCCTGCGGCGTGGGCCAGGGGCCGCATGCGCTGGAAGCCTTCATGCGCGCCCAGGCCGGCGATCCCGTCAGCGCCTTCGGCGGGATCGTGGCCTTCAACCGCCCCGTGGGCGTCGAAGTGGCCCACGTCATGGCCCAGAACTTCTGGGAAGTGATCCTGGCGCCCGCCTTCACCGGCGAGGCCCTGGAGGTCTTCGCCGCCAAGAAGCAGCTCCGCATCCTCCAGACGCCCGACCACTGGCCCCTGAGCGCCGAAGGGCTGGACGCCCGCTCCATCGGGGGCGGCTACCTGGTGCAGCGGGCCGACGACGCCTTCGCGCCCTACGAGACCTGGGAGGTGAAGGCCAGCGGCTCCGGCCCCAAGCCGCGGACCGAGGATCTCGTGCTGGCCCAGCGGGTGGCCAAGGCCGTGAAATCCAACGCCATCGTTCTGGTGAAGGACGGCGCCACCGTGGGCATCGGCGCGGGCCAGATGAGCCGGGTGGACTCCGTGGAGATCGCCTGCCGCAAGGCGGGAGAGCGCGCCCGCGGCGCCGTCCTAGGCAGCGACGCGTTCTTCCCCTTCGCCGACGGCCTCGAAGTGGCCGCCCGTCAGGGCGTCTGCGCCTTCGTCGAGCCCGGCGGCAGCCTCCGCGACAGCGAAGTCATCGCCGCCGCCCAGAAGCTGGGCGTCTGGCTGTTCTTCACCGGCATGAGACACTTCAGGCACTAA
- a CDS encoding 2Fe-2S iron-sulfur cluster-binding protein has translation MPTIKINDVELSVAPGTLVLDACRTVGIDIPHYCYHPALTPVATCRMCLVEIKGQPKLATSCTTPVPPAPKDNPDAVVMEVLTNSPAVADARAGVMEFLLINHPLDCPICDQAGECKLQDYSYDYGSGDSRMAEVKRRYRYEDLGAKIVIDKNRCIHCTRCVRFTREISGGGELIVAQRGAGLEVTTYTGKTLDQNPYAGNVVDLCPVGALTSRDFRFRKRVWYLKSTPSISRHSALGSPIWIDHEGNRVYRLRPRPLEGKETTHFISDEERYAYGHYNRADAAPLPMLKGAPTSFDDVRAALQAAGSVAVIGQGTFGCDAAQRLGDVAASPELRYGSGDRTIPVVLPKYQTSADGILNRRGFTERGFRFGALEELLGKVQAGEVKAVVLLHDAAFTSAKETELLGRILQAASFSLALEVTPSDLGRSATAWLPIASYVEESDFIVNHDGELRRYQKAIQPPQGVRPVAALARDLAAVPAAV, from the coding sequence ATGCCGACGATCAAGATCAACGATGTTGAACTGAGCGTGGCTCCCGGCACCTTGGTGCTGGACGCCTGTCGCACCGTCGGCATCGACATTCCGCACTACTGCTACCACCCGGCGCTGACGCCCGTGGCGACCTGCCGCATGTGCCTCGTGGAGATCAAGGGCCAGCCCAAGCTCGCCACCAGCTGCACCACGCCGGTTCCGCCCGCGCCCAAGGACAACCCCGACGCGGTCGTGATGGAGGTCCTCACCAACTCGCCGGCGGTGGCCGACGCGCGGGCCGGGGTGATGGAGTTCCTGCTCATCAACCACCCGCTGGACTGCCCCATCTGCGACCAGGCGGGCGAGTGCAAGCTCCAGGACTACTCCTACGACTACGGCAGCGGCGACTCGCGCATGGCCGAGGTGAAGCGCCGCTACCGCTACGAGGACCTGGGCGCCAAGATCGTCATCGACAAGAACCGCTGCATCCACTGCACCCGCTGCGTCCGCTTCACCCGCGAGATCAGCGGCGGCGGCGAGCTGATCGTCGCCCAGCGCGGCGCCGGGCTGGAAGTCACCACCTACACCGGGAAGACCCTGGACCAGAACCCCTACGCGGGGAACGTGGTGGACCTGTGCCCCGTGGGCGCCCTCACCAGCCGCGACTTCCGCTTCCGCAAGCGGGTCTGGTACCTCAAGAGCACGCCGTCCATCAGCCGCCATTCGGCCCTGGGCAGCCCCATCTGGATCGACCACGAGGGCAACCGGGTCTACCGCCTCCGTCCGCGGCCCCTGGAAGGCAAGGAGACCACGCACTTCATCAGCGACGAGGAGCGCTACGCCTACGGCCACTACAACCGCGCCGACGCCGCGCCCCTGCCGATGCTGAAGGGCGCGCCGACCTCCTTCGACGACGTGCGGGCCGCGCTGCAGGCCGCCGGTTCCGTCGCCGTCATCGGGCAGGGAACGTTCGGATGCGACGCCGCCCAGCGCCTGGGCGACGTCGCCGCCTCCCCCGAGCTCCGCTACGGCAGCGGGGACCGCACCATTCCCGTGGTCCTGCCGAAGTACCAGACCAGCGCCGACGGCATCCTGAACCGCCGCGGCTTCACCGAGCGCGGATTCCGCTTCGGGGCGCTGGAGGAGCTGCTGGGCAAGGTCCAGGCCGGCGAGGTCAAAGCCGTGGTCCTGCTGCACGACGCGGCCTTCACCAGCGCGAAGGAGACGGAGCTGCTCGGCCGCATCCTCCAGGCGGCCTCCTTCAGCCTGGCGCTCGAAGTGACGCCCTCGGACCTGGGCCGATCGGCCACGGCCTGGCTGCCGATCGCGAGCTACGTGGAGGAGAGCGACTTTATCGTCAACCACGACGGCGAGCTGCGGCGCTACCAGAAGGCGATCCAGCCGCCGCAGGGCGTCCGCCCCGTGGCCGCCCTGGCGCGGGACCTGGCCGCCGTCCCCGCGGCGGTCTGA
- a CDS encoding lysophospholipid acyltransferase family protein: protein MQSDSRILGLAYGAVFGTLFPLFHVLARTFSRREQGHEIADLVAGAFLALRPKYLDAILGNTARVLGLRPTHPAVERTARDMVRQHARAWVDFFFYGQRPPEEALAQFAELEGLARLDGAVAQGKGVILLTAHAGNFELGGTLLRSRNQKIHAVYKPDRFEAVERLRERMRAQGGVAGVPVDGVGFSTLPLIKLLREGALVGMQGDRDFSRNGLPIPFFGREARFPRGPWELAAMTGAPIVTTFFFADERGRFHARFGEPIHIRGGRGERMAEIEAGMRAYVADLEALIRRHPSQWYCFYPFWDDPLEA, encoded by the coding sequence ATGCAGAGCGATTCGCGGATCCTGGGGCTGGCCTACGGCGCCGTCTTCGGCACGCTCTTTCCCCTGTTCCACGTCCTGGCCCGCACCTTCAGCCGCCGGGAGCAGGGCCACGAGATCGCCGACCTGGTGGCGGGCGCCTTCCTCGCCCTGCGGCCCAAGTACCTCGACGCGATCCTCGGGAACACCGCCCGGGTGCTGGGGCTTCGTCCCACCCATCCGGCGGTAGAGCGCACGGCCCGCGACATGGTGCGCCAGCACGCCCGGGCCTGGGTGGATTTCTTCTTCTACGGGCAGCGCCCGCCCGAAGAGGCCCTCGCCCAGTTCGCGGAGCTGGAGGGCCTAGCTCGCCTGGACGGAGCCGTCGCCCAAGGGAAGGGCGTCATCCTGCTCACGGCCCATGCGGGCAATTTCGAGTTGGGCGGCACGCTGCTCCGCAGCCGGAACCAGAAGATCCACGCGGTCTACAAGCCCGATCGCTTCGAGGCCGTGGAGCGCCTGCGCGAGCGGATGCGCGCCCAGGGCGGCGTGGCGGGCGTCCCGGTGGACGGCGTGGGATTCTCCACCCTTCCCCTCATCAAGCTGCTCCGCGAAGGCGCGCTGGTGGGGATGCAGGGGGACCGCGACTTCAGCCGGAACGGCCTTCCCATCCCCTTCTTCGGGCGGGAGGCCCGCTTTCCCCGGGGTCCCTGGGAACTGGCGGCCATGACCGGCGCGCCCATCGTCACCACCTTCTTCTTCGCGGACGAGCGGGGGCGCTTCCACGCGCGGTTCGGCGAGCCCATCCACATCCGCGGGGGACGCGGAGAACGGATGGCCGAGATCGAAGCCGGAATGCGCGCCTACGTGGCCGACCTGGAGGCCCTGATCCGGCGGCATCCGAGCCAGTGGTACTGCTTCTACCCCTTCTGGGACGACCCGCTGGAGGCCTGA
- a CDS encoding sensor histidine kinase translates to MPASDLAPEPPFAFVRAHAGVLTGMALLLGGNILLPLMEGQRWAWILDYVGVFVLSLWTAVLAWRRAHREGPSSFRLLGLGVALGGLHYAPTLLHLPYAGFLGPAISILGLLTLGLGFLLWPQRTRMPRDRTRTILDGVALGLSLFLAAWVGMGSMNDVGRVPRGMMLVYTLQVSACLGVLALWLLQETRLGLPKQIHAKRFVRLALLTLLAHSILAVVLRTTGLYAPGYLGHAAEVLHQVATVLLALAALSPAAAPPSDPAPALSSPLRALIPSGISLGVLFLAAFQLFQPHVEPERTLMALSVGLVGIMVLRHGLLILDLERLSAELEARVQARTRKLEAHHNEAMSDLRMRMMAGLAAGLAHDLNNILGIVRLRVNLLADKAVPSQQGDLKVLCEVTDRASVMTRRILASSRVQELAPTPFDFTAWIEAHNALFQALLRPGQRQTVEVAPDLHLFADPQSLEQVFQNLVTNARDAMGPEGTLTIRAQPGSGTVRLEIRDDGPGIPAEHKTRMFEPFFTTKPNGTGLGLATVRNLVIQNRGTIRIESQSGQGTAFHIELPAPERLLA, encoded by the coding sequence ATGCCCGCTTCGGATCTCGCCCCCGAGCCTCCGTTCGCCTTCGTGCGGGCGCACGCGGGCGTTCTGACGGGAATGGCGCTCCTCCTGGGGGGGAACATCCTGCTGCCGCTGATGGAGGGGCAGCGCTGGGCCTGGATCCTGGACTACGTCGGGGTCTTCGTCCTGTCCCTGTGGACCGCGGTCCTGGCGTGGCGCCGCGCCCACCGGGAAGGGCCCTCCTCCTTCCGGCTGCTGGGCCTGGGCGTCGCCCTGGGCGGCCTCCACTACGCGCCGACCCTTCTGCACCTTCCCTACGCCGGCTTCCTGGGTCCCGCCATCTCCATCCTGGGGCTGCTCACCCTGGGCCTCGGCTTCCTGCTGTGGCCGCAGCGGACCCGGATGCCCCGGGACCGGACGCGCACCATCCTCGACGGGGTGGCCCTGGGCCTGTCGCTCTTCCTGGCCGCGTGGGTGGGCATGGGTTCCATGAACGACGTGGGCCGCGTGCCGCGGGGCATGATGCTGGTCTACACGCTCCAGGTCAGCGCCTGCCTGGGCGTGCTGGCGCTGTGGCTCCTTCAGGAGACGCGCCTGGGGCTGCCCAAGCAGATCCACGCCAAGCGGTTCGTGCGGCTCGCCCTCCTCACCCTCCTGGCCCACAGCATCCTGGCGGTCGTCCTCCGTACCACGGGCCTCTACGCCCCCGGCTACCTGGGCCATGCGGCGGAAGTGCTCCACCAGGTGGCGACGGTCCTGCTGGCCCTGGCGGCCCTCAGTCCCGCCGCGGCCCCGCCGTCCGACCCGGCGCCCGCCCTTTCCTCGCCCCTGCGGGCGCTCATTCCTTCCGGCATTTCGCTGGGCGTGCTGTTCCTCGCCGCGTTCCAGCTGTTCCAGCCCCACGTCGAGCCCGAGCGCACCCTGATGGCCCTCAGCGTCGGACTGGTGGGCATCATGGTGCTCCGGCACGGGCTGCTGATCCTCGACCTGGAGCGGCTGTCCGCGGAACTGGAGGCCCGGGTCCAGGCGCGCACGCGCAAGCTGGAGGCCCACCACAACGAAGCCATGAGCGATCTCCGGATGCGGATGATGGCGGGCCTGGCGGCGGGACTCGCCCACGACCTGAACAACATCCTGGGCATCGTGCGCCTGCGGGTGAACCTGCTGGCGGACAAGGCCGTTCCCTCCCAACAGGGGGACCTGAAGGTCCTGTGCGAAGTCACCGACCGGGCGTCGGTCATGACACGGCGGATCCTCGCCTCCAGCCGGGTACAGGAACTGGCGCCCACGCCCTTCGACTTCACGGCCTGGATCGAAGCCCACAACGCCCTGTTCCAGGCGCTCCTCCGCCCCGGCCAGCGCCAGACGGTGGAGGTGGCGCCGGACCTGCACCTGTTCGCCGATCCCCAGTCCCTGGAGCAGGTCTTCCAGAACCTGGTGACCAACGCCCGCGATGCCATGGGCCCCGAGGGCACCCTCACCATCCGCGCCCAGCCCGGATCGGGAACGGTGAGGCTGGAGATCCGGGACGACGGCCCCGGCATCCCCGCCGAGCACAAGACGCGGATGTTCGAGCCGTTCTTCACCACCAAGCCCAACGGCACCGGCCTCGGCCTCGCCACCGTCCGCAACCTCGTGATCCAGAACCGCGGCACCATCCGGATCGAGAGCCAATCGGGCCAGGGCACTGCGTTCCACATCGAGCTTCCGGCTCCGGAACGGCTGCTGGCCTGA
- the rsgA gene encoding ribosome small subunit-dependent GTPase A: MSRKFRLGQSREAQDLDHRESYSGERAADSKRRQRQAERLETGIESHDAEALLRLPDPGPWMHLPEATLVQRYSQWVDLEVGSGALLRATLGGKLKGVRLVCGDRVRYSPTPVEAADPRLPQAQVVAVMPRRTLLKRGGSDDREPWQLICANAHELWICAAVVDPPLRPGLLERAQVLALAAGLGFRVIVTKRDRASKQDTLPELDALRGQDTPIHETSALKGEGVDALRVLLQDRVVVLVGHSGVGKSTLVNALHPDVDLRTGGLTRFGTGKQTTTAARWFPLASGGTLVDTPGIRTLSVRGFDRGLLERVFPEFSSKVLEDPLAFNPEDEAVLEELDLDYPERLQSLQRLWQEMEDRNPNQNVWR; this comes from the coding sequence GTGAGCCGCAAGTTCCGCCTCGGCCAGAGCCGGGAGGCCCAGGATCTGGACCACCGCGAATCCTATTCCGGCGAGCGGGCGGCGGACAGCAAGCGGCGCCAGCGGCAGGCCGAGCGCCTGGAGACGGGGATCGAATCCCACGACGCCGAGGCGCTGCTGCGCCTGCCCGACCCCGGGCCCTGGATGCACCTGCCCGAGGCCACGCTGGTCCAGCGGTACAGCCAGTGGGTGGACCTGGAAGTGGGAAGCGGCGCCCTGCTCCGCGCCACCCTCGGGGGCAAGCTCAAGGGTGTCCGCCTGGTCTGCGGCGACCGGGTTCGTTACTCCCCGACGCCCGTGGAGGCCGCGGATCCCCGGCTTCCCCAGGCCCAGGTGGTGGCCGTCATGCCCCGCCGGACCCTGCTCAAGCGGGGCGGGAGCGATGACCGGGAGCCCTGGCAGCTCATCTGCGCCAACGCCCACGAGCTGTGGATCTGCGCGGCGGTGGTGGATCCGCCCCTCCGGCCCGGCCTGCTGGAGCGGGCCCAGGTGCTCGCCCTGGCCGCGGGCCTGGGCTTCCGGGTGATCGTCACCAAGCGGGACCGCGCCTCCAAGCAGGACACGCTGCCGGAACTCGACGCGCTCCGAGGCCAGGACACCCCCATCCACGAGACCTCGGCCCTGAAGGGGGAGGGCGTGGACGCGCTGCGGGTGCTGCTGCAGGACCGGGTGGTGGTCCTCGTGGGCCACAGCGGCGTAGGAAAGAGCACCCTCGTGAACGCCCTCCATCCCGACGTGGATCTCCGCACCGGCGGGCTGACCCGGTTCGGCACCGGCAAGCAGACCACCACCGCGGCCCGCTGGTTCCCCCTTGCCTCCGGCGGAACGCTGGTGGACACGCCCGGGATCCGCACCCTCAGCGTCCGGGGCTTCGATCGCGGCCTTTTGGAGCGGGTGTTTCCCGAATTTTCATCCAAAGTCCTGGAGGATCCCCTCGCCTTCAACCCCGAGGACGAGGCGGTGCTGGAGGAACTGGATCTGGATTATCCCGAGCGCCTCCAGAGCCTCCAGCGGCTGTGGCAGGAGATGGAAGACCGCAACCCCAACCAGAACGTCTGGCGCTAG
- the efp gene encoding elongation factor P encodes MAALLEAIAIKRKMFFEHEDTPFHCLDVDISTPTARGGQTLVRIKMRNLLTRAVFDKTFKAGDKFKEPDLVLSPASYLYSDGEGSHFMDQETYETHALGPDLLGDALDYLTEGLIVQIQKFNGNPIGLQLPGHVELAVTYTEPGARGDTASGNVTKPARLETGIEIKVPLFIKEGEKVKISTETGEFAGRA; translated from the coding sequence ATGGCCGCCCTTCTCGAAGCCATTGCCATCAAGCGGAAGATGTTCTTCGAGCACGAGGACACGCCCTTCCACTGCCTGGACGTGGACATCTCCACCCCCACCGCCCGCGGCGGCCAGACGCTGGTGCGCATCAAGATGCGGAACCTGCTCACCCGCGCCGTCTTCGACAAGACCTTCAAGGCCGGCGACAAGTTCAAGGAGCCAGACCTCGTCCTCAGCCCCGCCAGCTACCTCTACAGCGACGGGGAAGGCTCCCACTTCATGGACCAGGAGACCTACGAGACCCACGCACTGGGGCCGGACCTCCTGGGCGACGCCCTGGACTACCTGACCGAAGGGCTGATCGTCCAGATCCAGAAGTTCAACGGGAACCCCATCGGCCTCCAGCTCCCCGGCCACGTGGAACTGGCGGTCACCTACACGGAGCCCGGCGCCCGCGGGGACACGGCCAGCGGCAACGTCACCAAGCCCGCGCGCCTGGAGACCGGCATCGAGATCAAGGTCCCCCTCTTCATCAAAGAGGGCGAGAAGGTGAAGATCAGTACCGAGACCGGCGAGTTCGCGGGCCGGGCATGA